One region of Acinetobacter sp. 10FS3-1 genomic DNA includes:
- a CDS encoding DUF1870 family protein — MNHLQLKAQRQGLGLTVAEIAEIAKVTKRSFQYWEAGKVPVPYDVEMLMDLMVSQYNLVLDLLLSDVELATWRNTDPDNNPNKPMRISPTLPFFHSFELFSERTGVKNIVYWRIYQSVVSQLIITGKIVRLSDDTKIPESWGIWKWFKGNYDTH; from the coding sequence ATGAATCATCTACAATTAAAAGCTCAACGGCAAGGCTTAGGATTAACTGTTGCTGAAATAGCGGAAATCGCAAAAGTAACGAAGCGTTCTTTTCAATATTGGGAAGCAGGAAAAGTCCCTGTTCCATATGATGTTGAAATGCTGATGGACTTGATGGTATCGCAATACAACTTAGTGCTCGATCTATTATTAAGTGATGTTGAGTTGGCAACATGGCGCAATACTGATCCTGACAACAACCCCAACAAGCCAATGCGTATCAGTCCAACATTGCCCTTTTTCCATTCTTTTGAACTGTTTTCAGAAAGAACAGGAGTTAAGAATATTGTGTACTGGCGCATTTATCAAAGTGTCGTTAGTCAACTAATAATAACAGGCAAAATTGTTAGGTTGAGTGATGACACTAAAATCCCTGAAAGTTGGGGAATTTGGAAGTGGTTTAAAGGCAATTATGACACGCATTGA
- a CDS encoding helix-turn-helix transcriptional regulator, with the protein MASRAEIGAKIREARQKLNYTQQMMAKKSGVNKSTISEIENGHFTGSFDIFERLIDAVGLQFEVTPKKRTLPAWNEIDTLFNEDD; encoded by the coding sequence ATGGCTAGTCGTGCAGAAATTGGTGCAAAAATACGTGAAGCAAGGCAGAAATTAAACTATACACAGCAAATGATGGCGAAAAAGTCTGGGGTTAATAAATCCACTATTTCTGAAATAGAAAATGGTCATTTCACAGGTTCATTCGATATTTTTGAACGTCTAATTGATGCAGTTGGATTGCAGTTTGAAGTTACCCCTAAAAAACGAACTTTGCCGGCTTGGAATGAGATCGACACGCTATTCAATGAGGATGACTGA
- a CDS encoding type II toxin-antitoxin system HipA family toxin produces MDNFQLPNEIRSIEVFTDDLKQGLLTHGSHYHYQPVQEQSFVSLTMTLPDMQGYSHGVLHPIFSQNLPEGHNRHFIASKLARYANVNEMYLLALQEANGIGMLSYRSELQLPDVESVNLSEILNYNSQAPLFPQLLEKYYLRNSLAGVQPKVSIPNVTSVTERTVQQKDLIVKSYDADFDLLTVNEFVCMEAARHCGLEPPKTYLSDNLETYVIERFDKDADGTKLGYEDFTTLLKRSNDPNEKYKGSYETLLKATYLYTKSEAEIAKMYKYIVFNCLIGNGDAHLKNFALQYTPDMSDIYVSPPFDITHTLIYENIDDQLALKINGSKQFPTKAELLKLAESPEFRIRNAKDIIEYMGQQIADYLKTSNEVQLFDGLRESIEKNLSKVLATSAITPVYRHDKKRKFK; encoded by the coding sequence ATGGATAACTTTCAATTACCCAATGAGATCAGGTCCATTGAAGTATTCACGGATGATTTGAAACAAGGCTTGCTGACGCATGGCTCTCATTATCACTATCAGCCAGTGCAAGAGCAAAGTTTTGTCTCTCTGACCATGACCTTACCAGATATGCAAGGATATTCGCATGGGGTGTTGCACCCTATTTTTTCCCAGAATTTACCAGAGGGTCATAATCGTCATTTTATTGCCAGTAAACTTGCCAGATATGCCAATGTGAATGAAATGTACTTGTTGGCACTACAGGAAGCGAATGGTATTGGTATGCTGTCCTATAGAAGTGAACTCCAATTGCCTGATGTGGAATCAGTTAATCTGAGTGAGATTCTTAACTACAATAGCCAGGCTCCACTTTTTCCTCAGTTATTAGAGAAATATTACTTACGCAACTCTTTAGCCGGCGTTCAACCTAAAGTGAGCATTCCGAATGTGACTAGCGTTACGGAACGTACTGTTCAGCAAAAAGACCTCATTGTTAAGTCTTATGATGCAGACTTTGATTTACTGACGGTCAATGAATTTGTTTGCATGGAAGCAGCTCGACATTGTGGTTTGGAACCGCCAAAAACTTACCTATCGGACAATCTGGAAACCTATGTTATCGAGCGATTTGATAAGGATGCTGATGGAACTAAGTTGGGCTATGAGGATTTCACGACCTTGTTAAAAAGGTCTAATGACCCGAATGAGAAGTACAAAGGCAGCTACGAAACCTTGCTTAAAGCTACCTACCTATACACCAAGAGCGAAGCAGAAATCGCCAAAATGTATAAGTACATCGTTTTCAATTGCCTGATCGGGAACGGTGATGCTCACCTTAAAAACTTTGCCCTGCAATACACGCCAGATATGAGCGATATTTACGTGTCACCACCTTTTGATATTACTCATACGCTTATTTATGAAAATATTGATGATCAACTGGCACTTAAAATCAATGGAAGCAAGCAATTCCCGACTAAGGCAGAGCTGTTGAAGTTGGCTGAAAGCCCTGAATTTCGCATCAGGAACGCCAAAGATATTATTGAGTATATGGGGCAGCAGATCGCAGACTACTTAAAAACATCCAATGAAGTTCAATTGTTTGATGGATTACGAGAATCTATTGAAAAGAATCTATCAAAAGTTTTGGCTACCAGTGCAATCACGCCTGTATACAGGCATGACAAGAAGAGAAAGTTCAAGTAA